The Geobacter sp. AOG2 genome includes a window with the following:
- the secD gene encoding protein translocase subunit SecD produces MPKGIGWRFGLIGIFILLSFLYLTPTLVPKLPSWWSGLLPKDKIHLGLDLQGGTHLVLEVDTQKAVEGTLDIVATDLEDTLTSKNLHFKRISRTGSDKVTLVLYEKGTADTVQKLLKDKYPGYEQSPLHDEGGFVALDLRVSEKDAQDRKDKAVQQALETIRNRIDQFGVSEPIIQREGVDHIVVQLPGIKDPQRAIELIGRTARLEFKMVREDISPSAATIPDDSEILKEKSVDPATGAVSETPFVLQKKSLITGDLLTDAQVRIDSQFNQPYVAIEFNSLGAKLFDQVTAANVGKRFAIVLDNNIYSAPVIRERISGGSAQISGNFTEKTASDLAIVLRAGALPAPVKIIQNVTVGPSLGQDSINKGLMAGLIGVVLVVIFMTIYYKLSGLVANLGMVLNVVYLMGALAALGATLTLPGIAAIVLLIGMSVDSNVLIFERIREELKLGKSPKAALDAGYDKAFMTIMDSHITTLITAAVLFQFGTGPVKGFAVSLSLGVIINLFTSLIGTKVTFDLFLHKGTAKKMSI; encoded by the coding sequence ATGCCGAAAGGAATTGGCTGGCGTTTTGGCCTTATAGGCATTTTCATCCTGCTGTCGTTTCTCTACCTGACCCCGACCCTGGTACCCAAGCTGCCCTCCTGGTGGAGCGGCCTGTTGCCCAAGGACAAGATCCATCTGGGGCTTGACTTGCAGGGCGGTACCCACCTCGTACTGGAGGTCGATACCCAGAAGGCGGTCGAGGGTACCCTGGACATCGTGGCAACCGACCTTGAGGACACGCTGACCAGTAAAAACCTCCACTTCAAACGAATCAGCCGGACCGGTTCCGACAAGGTGACGTTGGTCCTTTACGAAAAAGGGACTGCCGACACGGTGCAGAAGCTCCTCAAAGACAAGTATCCCGGCTATGAGCAGAGCCCTCTCCACGACGAAGGCGGTTTTGTCGCCCTGGATCTGCGGGTGAGCGAGAAAGATGCCCAGGACCGCAAGGACAAGGCGGTTCAGCAGGCGCTGGAGACCATCAGGAACAGGATAGACCAGTTCGGCGTCTCCGAGCCGATCATCCAGCGGGAGGGCGTGGACCACATCGTCGTTCAGCTTCCCGGCATCAAGGACCCCCAGCGCGCCATCGAGCTGATCGGACGCACGGCGCGGCTTGAGTTCAAGATGGTCCGGGAGGATATCTCGCCGTCCGCAGCCACGATTCCCGACGATTCGGAAATCCTGAAGGAAAAATCCGTCGATCCGGCCACCGGCGCCGTCAGCGAGACACCGTTCGTGCTGCAGAAAAAATCGCTCATCACCGGCGATCTGCTGACCGACGCCCAGGTGCGCATCGATTCCCAGTTCAACCAGCCCTACGTGGCCATCGAGTTCAACTCCCTGGGCGCCAAGCTGTTCGATCAGGTGACCGCCGCCAACGTGGGCAAACGTTTTGCCATCGTTTTGGACAACAACATCTATTCGGCCCCGGTCATCCGGGAGCGCATCTCCGGCGGCAGCGCCCAGATATCGGGCAACTTCACCGAGAAGACCGCCTCGGACCTGGCAATCGTGCTCCGCGCCGGCGCGCTCCCCGCTCCGGTCAAGATCATTCAGAACGTGACCGTCGGCCCCTCCCTGGGGCAGGACTCCATCAACAAAGGCCTGATGGCCGGCCTGATCGGGGTGGTGCTGGTCGTTATCTTCATGACGATCTACTACAAGCTGTCCGGCTTGGTGGCCAACCTGGGCATGGTGCTGAACGTGGTCTACCTGATGGGAGCGCTGGCGGCTTTGGGCGCCACCCTGACCCTGCCGGGTATCGCCGCTATCGTCCTGTTGATCGGTATGTCGGTTGACTCCAACGTTCTTATCTTCGAGCGCATCCGCGAGGAGCTCAAATTGGGCAAGAGTCCCAAGGCGGCCCTGGATGCCGGTTATGACAAGGCCTTCATGACCATCATGGACTCCCACATCACCACCCTGATCACGGCGGCGGTGCTGTTCCAGTTCGGCACCGGTCCGGTCAAGGGGTTTGCCGTTTCCCTCAGCCTGGGTGTCATCATCAACCTGTTTACCTCGCTGATCGGCACCAAGGTGACCTTCGACCTGTTCCTGCACAAGGGAACAGCCAAGAAAATGAGCATATAG
- the yajC gene encoding preprotein translocase subunit YajC, protein MFGLAFAMAGPPGGAAGQAGGMAAFQQIIPLVLMFAIFYFLLIRPQQKKAKEHRTLLDALKKGDSVITAGGVHGKVTSVDDTMVTLEIATGVNIKITKSYIATIKKD, encoded by the coding sequence ATGTTTGGATTGGCATTCGCAATGGCTGGCCCCCCAGGTGGGGCAGCAGGGCAGGCGGGCGGCATGGCTGCATTTCAGCAGATCATCCCGCTGGTTTTGATGTTCGCCATTTTTTATTTCCTGTTGATCCGCCCGCAACAGAAAAAGGCCAAGGAGCACAGAACGCTTCTGGATGCGCTCAAAAAGGGCGATAGCGTAATTACCGCCGGCGGGGTGCACGGCAAGGTGACGTCGGTCGACGATACCATGGTGACCCTGGAGATCGCCACCGGCGTCAACATCAAGATCACCAAGAGCTACATCGCTACCATCAAGAAGGACTAG
- a CDS encoding tetratricopeptide repeat protein, which yields MKNETILLAVVALIVGLLGGYLVFSISSSNKEQQAMPTIPAGSGTPTDYARRIAEAEKIVAQDPKNLTVWISLGNDYFDTDQAQKAINAYGKALELDPNNTNVLTDQGVMYRRVGWFDKAIANFERALKIDPKHLQSLYNMGIVYAVDLKQPAKGVPYWKRYVEVDPTSATGIRIKGMIEQYAKGTPPVMK from the coding sequence TTGAAAAACGAAACTATTCTCTTAGCTGTTGTCGCGTTGATTGTTGGTCTTTTAGGCGGTTATCTCGTGTTCAGCATCAGCTCCAGCAATAAGGAACAACAGGCCATGCCGACCATCCCGGCCGGTTCCGGCACGCCCACCGACTATGCGCGGCGCATTGCCGAAGCGGAAAAGATCGTGGCGCAGGACCCCAAAAACCTCACGGTCTGGATCTCTCTGGGCAACGACTACTTCGACACCGATCAGGCCCAGAAAGCCATAAACGCCTACGGCAAGGCCCTGGAGCTGGACCCCAACAACACCAATGTGCTAACCGACCAGGGGGTCATGTACCGCAGGGTGGGGTGGTTCGACAAGGCGATCGCCAATTTCGAAAGGGCGCTGAAGATCGATCCCAAGCATCTCCAGAGTCTGTACAACATGGGGATCGTCTATGCCGTCGACCTGAAACAGCCGGCAAAAGGTGTGCCGTACTGGAAGCGGTACGTCGAGGTGGACCCGACCAGCGCCACCGGCATCCGGATCAAAGGCATGATCGAACAGTACGCCAAGGGAACACCGCCGGTCATGAAATAG
- the secF gene encoding protein translocase subunit SecF — protein sequence MELLGKTNIDFIGKRNISFVISSIIAILGIVGIIQIARGAANMGIDFSGGTSMQLKFAKPISMADARTALHKHGIARVDLQEIKDGNKLLIKIDKNAGATVGKSADAVKASFSSEFADNPYVVESTTEIGPSIGDKLRKDTLVAVAISLLGIILYIAWRFDFKFGIGATVATIHDCLAMFAVFYLFNKEINLLFITAVLTIAGYSLTDTVVVFDRIRENLHKNLKGAMQTIFNNSINEVLSRTIVTSLTVFLAAASLFLFGGEVIHDFSLALLIGVLVGTYSSVFVASPIVVLLENRALAKQGDKA from the coding sequence ATGGAACTTCTGGGCAAGACCAACATAGACTTCATCGGAAAACGCAACATTTCGTTCGTCATATCGTCGATCATCGCCATCCTGGGGATCGTCGGCATCATCCAGATCGCCCGCGGGGCGGCAAACATGGGGATCGACTTCTCCGGCGGCACCTCCATGCAACTCAAGTTCGCCAAGCCGATATCAATGGCGGATGCGCGCACGGCGCTCCACAAGCACGGCATCGCCAGGGTCGACCTGCAGGAGATCAAGGATGGCAATAAACTGTTGATCAAGATCGACAAAAACGCCGGCGCCACCGTCGGCAAGTCCGCCGATGCGGTCAAGGCCTCCTTCTCCTCCGAGTTCGCCGACAACCCCTATGTGGTGGAGAGCACCACCGAGATCGGCCCCTCCATCGGCGACAAGCTGCGCAAGGACACTTTGGTGGCGGTGGCCATTTCGCTTCTGGGCATCATCCTGTACATCGCCTGGCGTTTCGACTTCAAGTTCGGCATCGGCGCCACCGTGGCCACAATCCATGACTGCCTGGCCATGTTTGCGGTCTTTTACCTGTTCAACAAGGAGATCAACCTGTTGTTCATCACCGCGGTGCTGACCATTGCCGGTTATTCCCTGACCGACACGGTGGTCGTATTCGACCGTATCCGCGAGAACCTGCACAAAAACCTCAAGGGGGCGATGCAGACCATCTTCAACAACAGCATCAACGAGGTGCTTTCCCGGACCATCGTCACCTCGCTGACGGTTTTCCTCGCCGCGGCATCACTGTTCCTCTTCGGCGGCGAAGTGATCCATGACTTCTCGCTTGCCCTCCTGATCGGCGTGCTGGTCGGCACCTATTCATCGGTCTTCGTTGCCAGCCCCATCGTGGTCCTGCTCGAAAACCGCGCTCTGGCGAAACAGGGCGACAAGGCCTGA
- a CDS encoding EAL domain-containing protein, which translates to MPTLTLDIHMKYFPTAELLHRLRQKLSLLELAENISRRTFFLSIQRGLVLVLPLIMIGALALSLRNFPAQSLHLFLDHLFGQNWRITCDNMISGTFGIASLAVLCTFSSAMTMHHNQWRTGQFVSPVMVVVVVLSCFFVVTAPAESTSWEAAFSMSQGFMVALCVAAAGCSLFLRLSQCSCFQLPLGAVGHDPMVRDVLTVMPAGMATIAVFGAIRIILVMTGIPDLYLATNNLLISLFSHVGHGLGFGLVYSGLSQIFWFFGAHGPNLLFPIEQNFLVPASIANSAVAASGETPSFIFTKPFFDAFTRMGGSGSTLCLIAAILLYSRDGGNRKLCLFALIPALCNVNEPLLFGLPLVLNPVYFIPFVLTPITQTLITYAAMVLGVVPHPAPGVTWAWTTPVFVSGFAATGSVSGVFMQMANLAMGVALYYPFVRLADDLRERQGILGLNTLLQTATGCETGQSGRKCIDRPGEEGRLAKALAHDLQNVLTHDATQLFLEYQPQINVTENRVRGVEALLRWNHPTYGRIPPPVTIALAEDTGCIDQLGLFVLNLACRQRAEWKGKLPNDLVISVNVSPSQLLNQLFCPEVADSLTRAGLHPDQLELEITESTVLAPDARTIDTLRRIRNSGVHVAIDDFGMGHASLRYLKELPVDTIKIDRSLTDACEGDINDHIVRSIVELSRNLGMTTITEGIEKEEQLGRFRHLGCEIYQGYLFSKPLSHADCLAFILARQEHYGVERKHAL; encoded by the coding sequence ATGCCGACACTCACCTTGGACATCCACATGAAATATTTCCCAACGGCTGAACTGTTACACCGCCTCCGGCAAAAGTTATCTCTTTTGGAACTTGCCGAAAATATCAGTCGGCGGACATTTTTCCTGTCGATTCAACGCGGGTTGGTTCTTGTCCTGCCGCTGATCATGATCGGCGCTCTGGCTCTTTCACTCCGCAATTTTCCCGCCCAATCCCTGCATCTATTTCTTGATCATCTGTTTGGTCAAAACTGGCGGATCACCTGCGACAACATGATCTCAGGCACCTTCGGCATTGCTTCGCTTGCCGTGCTGTGTACATTCAGCAGTGCCATGACCATGCACCATAACCAGTGGCGCACGGGACAGTTTGTCAGTCCTGTCATGGTTGTCGTGGTGGTCTTGTCCTGTTTTTTTGTTGTGACAGCCCCGGCCGAATCCACCTCATGGGAGGCTGCTTTTTCCATGAGTCAGGGGTTTATGGTGGCCTTGTGCGTCGCGGCAGCCGGTTGCAGCCTGTTCCTTCGCCTCTCGCAGTGTAGCTGTTTCCAACTACCGCTTGGCGCGGTGGGCCATGATCCCATGGTGCGGGATGTCTTAACGGTCATGCCCGCCGGCATGGCGACAATCGCCGTTTTTGGGGCGATCCGGATAATCCTGGTGATGACGGGGATTCCTGATCTGTACCTGGCGACAAACAACCTGCTGATCTCCCTCTTTTCCCATGTTGGGCATGGCCTCGGTTTTGGCCTTGTCTATTCCGGCCTTTCGCAAATCTTCTGGTTTTTTGGTGCCCACGGTCCTAATCTTCTCTTTCCCATCGAGCAGAATTTTCTCGTTCCAGCCAGTATCGCCAACTCGGCTGTCGCGGCGTCGGGAGAGACACCATCCTTTATCTTTACAAAACCTTTTTTCGATGCTTTTACCCGTATGGGGGGCTCGGGCAGTACATTGTGCCTTATCGCCGCCATATTGCTCTACAGCCGGGATGGAGGCAATCGCAAACTTTGCCTGTTCGCCTTGATCCCCGCTTTATGCAATGTGAACGAACCCTTGCTTTTCGGTCTTCCCCTGGTCTTGAATCCCGTTTATTTCATCCCGTTCGTGCTGACTCCGATAACTCAAACCTTAATCACGTATGCCGCAATGGTTCTTGGTGTTGTGCCCCATCCCGCCCCCGGGGTAACCTGGGCTTGGACGACTCCGGTATTTGTCAGCGGCTTTGCAGCAACCGGGTCAGTATCCGGGGTTTTCATGCAGATGGCCAATCTTGCCATGGGGGTAGCGTTATATTACCCTTTTGTACGGCTTGCCGACGATTTGCGGGAGCGGCAGGGTATCTTGGGGCTGAATACCTTGTTACAAACAGCGACCGGTTGCGAAACGGGGCAGAGCGGCAGAAAATGCATCGACCGGCCAGGCGAAGAGGGACGTTTGGCTAAGGCCTTGGCTCACGATCTGCAAAACGTCCTGACCCATGACGCTACACAGCTTTTTCTCGAATATCAGCCCCAAATTAATGTCACCGAGAACCGCGTGCGCGGAGTGGAAGCCTTGTTGCGCTGGAATCATCCAACCTACGGGCGCATCCCCCCGCCGGTGACGATAGCCCTTGCGGAAGACACCGGTTGCATTGACCAACTCGGCCTGTTCGTGTTGAACCTGGCTTGTCGCCAACGAGCAGAATGGAAGGGCAAGCTACCAAACGACCTGGTGATTTCAGTGAATGTCTCTCCCAGCCAGTTGCTCAATCAACTCTTTTGCCCGGAGGTTGCCGACAGCCTGACACGCGCCGGACTACATCCCGATCAGCTTGAGCTGGAAATAACGGAGTCCACTGTTCTGGCGCCTGATGCCAGGACAATCGACACCTTGCGCCGCATCAGGAACTCCGGCGTCCATGTGGCGATCGACGATTTCGGCATGGGGCACGCATCGTTACGTTACCTCAAGGAACTTCCGGTGGATACGATCAAGATAGATCGTTCACTGACTGACGCATGCGAGGGCGACATCAACGACCATATTGTCCGCAGTATCGTGGAGTTGAGCCGGAACCTCGGTATGACGACGATAACAGAAGGGATAGAAAAGGAAGAACAACTGGGGCGTTTCCGACATCTCGGTTGTGAAATCTATCAGGGCTATCTGTTCAGTAAGCCGCTGTCTCATGCCGACTGCCTTGCCTTTATCCTCGCGCGGCAGGAACATTACGGGGTTGAGCGGAAGCACGCTCTGTGA
- a CDS encoding cation diffusion facilitator family transporter, whose product MQREERFDRAESVIRIGFWVNAVLMVFKLAAGYWGRSDAVFADGIESACDFIALFSTMVALKLGRKPFDEQHPYGHGRAESLSALFVSMVIVATGAWILVGSVHAVIDRDFKSPGLIAVFAAFATILIKEWLYRFSQKTGVHLESPALLAVAKDHRKDAITSISTLVGVGGAYFGWGIMDPLAAGLTSFFILHIGFQTFRESAHDLMDGSAPPDFVGEVTRLAESVPRVEHVHGIRARRSGQYMIIDLKLDMDPAMTVKESHDVATSVKKLIFAGFPNVGDVMIHVNPHDEEHEDLIRL is encoded by the coding sequence ATGCAGCGTGAAGAACGTTTCGATAGGGCCGAGAGCGTCATCCGCATCGGCTTCTGGGTCAACGCGGTACTGATGGTCTTCAAACTGGCCGCCGGTTACTGGGGGCGCTCGGACGCCGTGTTTGCCGACGGCATCGAGAGCGCCTGCGATTTCATCGCCCTGTTCTCCACCATGGTTGCGCTCAAACTGGGCCGCAAGCCCTTCGACGAGCAGCATCCCTACGGCCACGGCCGGGCTGAAAGCCTGTCGGCCCTGTTCGTCTCCATGGTTATCGTCGCAACCGGCGCCTGGATCCTGGTCGGATCGGTGCATGCCGTCATCGACCGCGACTTCAAATCGCCCGGCCTGATCGCCGTTTTTGCGGCCTTTGCCACCATCCTCATCAAGGAATGGCTCTACCGTTTTTCGCAGAAAACCGGGGTGCACCTGGAAAGTCCCGCGCTTCTGGCGGTTGCCAAGGACCACCGCAAGGATGCCATCACCTCGATCTCCACCCTGGTCGGGGTGGGGGGAGCCTATTTCGGCTGGGGGATCATGGACCCCCTGGCGGCCGGACTGACCTCGTTCTTCATCCTGCACATCGGTTTCCAGACCTTCCGGGAATCGGCCCACGACCTGATGGACGGCAGCGCTCCGCCGGATTTCGTCGGCGAGGTCACCCGCCTGGCGGAGAGCGTGCCCAGGGTGGAGCATGTCCACGGCATCCGCGCCCGCCGTTCCGGCCAGTACATGATCATCGACCTCAAGCTGGATATGGACCCCGCCATGACGGTCAAGGAGTCCCACGACGTGGCCACCAGTGTGAAAAAACTGATCTTCGCCGGTTTTCCCAACGTGGGGGACGTGATGATCCACGTCAATCCCCATGACGAGGAACATGAGGACCTGATCAGGCTTTAG
- the recJ gene encoding single-stranded-DNA-specific exonuclease RecJ, producing MITAVHRKWNTKQTDLTKAARLAEDASLHRLTATVLVARGIETANEAATFLAPSLSDMLDPHLLQGMDTAVARLLTARRNRETVCIYGDYDVDGITGTALLVSFLRQTGFSCRYFIPNRFDDGYGLNREAIQGIIALGTDLIVSVDCGITAVDEALFCTGQGIDLIVVDHHLPKETIPAALAVINPVQPGCPYPFKSLAGVGVAFNLLVALRKALRDEGGFPGAGEPDLRDWLDLVALGTIADVVPLTGQNRILAFHGLRQITNSIKPGIRALKRVAGITGGVTCGQVGFRLAPRLNAAGRMESAVPGVDLLLSADQAESEGIAAELDAANAERQAVERRILDEAIAMVEASGAYPGCRSIVLSSPNWHQGVVGIVASRLVERYHRPTILISLDEEGNAKGSGRSIPGFHLLDAITACAGFLERFGGHRYAAGIGLRADAVVSFAAAFEAEAARLLTDGDLVAQLDMDAEARPDDITPELARELKRLEPFGAGNPEPALLMRGVRVMEQRMVGDGHLRLRLSAEGRHFNAIAFRLASRQVPGMVDIAFFPEMNEWNGNSTLQLRVKDLRPAE from the coding sequence ATGATAACCGCCGTGCACAGAAAGTGGAATACAAAACAAACGGATTTGACAAAGGCGGCGCGTCTGGCCGAAGATGCTTCGCTGCACCGGCTTACGGCAACCGTCCTCGTCGCCCGGGGGATCGAAACCGCCAACGAGGCCGCCACGTTTCTCGCCCCGTCGCTGTCTGACATGCTCGACCCCCATCTGTTGCAAGGGATGGATACGGCGGTCGCACGGCTCCTGACTGCGCGCCGCAATCGGGAAACCGTATGCATCTACGGCGATTACGACGTGGACGGCATCACCGGCACCGCCCTGCTGGTTTCCTTTCTGAGGCAGACCGGCTTTTCCTGCCGTTATTTCATCCCCAACCGCTTCGATGACGGCTACGGGCTCAACCGGGAGGCCATCCAGGGGATCATTGCCCTGGGAACCGATCTGATCGTGTCGGTGGACTGCGGTATTACGGCGGTCGATGAGGCGTTGTTCTGTACCGGACAAGGGATCGACCTGATCGTTGTCGACCACCATCTGCCCAAGGAGACCATCCCTGCCGCCCTTGCCGTCATCAATCCCGTGCAGCCCGGCTGCCCCTATCCCTTCAAATCGCTGGCGGGCGTCGGCGTGGCCTTCAACCTTTTGGTGGCCCTGCGCAAGGCCCTGCGCGACGAGGGGGGCTTTCCGGGCGCAGGTGAGCCGGACCTGCGCGACTGGCTCGATCTGGTGGCCTTGGGCACCATCGCCGATGTCGTTCCCCTGACCGGACAGAACCGTATATTGGCTTTTCACGGCTTAAGACAGATCACCAATTCGATAAAACCGGGTATCCGGGCGCTCAAGCGGGTCGCCGGCATAACGGGGGGCGTCACCTGCGGCCAGGTCGGCTTCCGTCTCGCCCCGCGCCTGAACGCCGCCGGGCGCATGGAAAGCGCCGTTCCGGGGGTGGACCTGCTTTTGAGCGCCGACCAGGCGGAGTCCGAGGGGATTGCCGCGGAACTGGATGCCGCCAACGCCGAGCGGCAAGCCGTCGAGCGGCGCATCCTGGATGAGGCGATCGCCATGGTGGAGGCGTCCGGCGCGTATCCCGGTTGCCGGAGCATCGTGCTCTCGTCCCCGAACTGGCATCAGGGGGTGGTGGGGATCGTTGCCTCGCGTCTGGTGGAGCGGTATCACCGGCCGACGATCCTGATCAGCCTCGATGAAGAGGGCAACGCCAAGGGTTCCGGCCGCAGCATCCCGGGCTTTCACCTGCTGGATGCAATAACGGCCTGCGCCGGGTTCCTGGAGCGTTTCGGCGGGCACCGTTACGCCGCCGGCATAGGCCTGCGCGCCGACGCCGTCGTATCGTTTGCCGCCGCCTTCGAGGCCGAGGCGGCCCGGCTGCTGACGGACGGCGACCTTGTGGCGCAGTTGGATATGGACGCCGAGGCGCGGCCGGACGACATTACGCCGGAACTGGCCCGCGAGTTGAAGCGGCTGGAACCGTTCGGCGCCGGTAATCCCGAACCGGCGCTGCTCATGCGCGGGGTGCGGGTCATGGAGCAGCGCATGGTGGGTGACGGACACCTGCGCCTGCGCCTGTCGGCGGAGGGACGCCACTTCAACGCCATCGCCTTTCGCCTTGCGTCCCGTCAGGTCCCTGGTATGGTTGATATAGCCTTTTTCCCGGAGATGAACGAATGGAACGGCAACTCCACCCTGCAGTTGCGGGTGAAGGACCTGCGTCCCGCGGAGTGA
- the hrpB gene encoding ATP-dependent helicase HrpB, producing the protein MSPLPIDVVLPGLLATIRNHPNTVLHAPTGAGKTTRVPLALLDVIPPEAGRIVMLEPRRIAAVSAARWMARTLGEEAGRTVGYSIRFESRVSPATRVEVVTEGILTRRIQNDPLLEGVGMVIFDEFHERSIQADLGLALCLDVQRQVRPDLKILVMSATLDVEPLAHLMGDAPVVSSAGRSFPVEEIYLDERSRERLPDRMAAAVHRVVRETGGDVLAFLPGSGEIRTCASLLAGSGLAERGVAVHQLYGDLPFEEQQRAIQPGRQRKVVLATSIAETSLTIEGVRAVIDSGLSRRLRFDPASGMNRLVTVRESASSAEQRKGRAGRLGPGVCYRLFSRHTLSAMTPHTPPEILDTDLSPLVLELAAWGVHDPDTLAWLDPPPAAALAVGRRLLAALGAFDPQQRITPLGGMMVRLPLHPRLSRLLLRAGELGCPRLGCDLAALVSERDILRTAGNGHAPRVGPSDIVERLEYLHAWRRGGSGGPGADAAALKAVERVSRQLERLVTPTAGEDKRVDLDEAVARLLLAAYPDRPARRRGDDEGRYLLASGRGARLSPRSVTRKAEYLVAVDVDGGGQGEGIIHLASEVGEDILRQECAGLIVQRNEIVWSERDKRVVAVREERLGELRLSSAPYTPRGEEACPVVLEAVRASRLGLLDMGEPVRRLQGRVALLRTALPEEGWPDLSDGNLIETLEEWLAPHLEGVRTAQQVRALPVAPLLLGLLDYRSQRLLDELAPTHLEVPSGSRIRLDYSAGDCPVLAVKLQELFGLADTPAIARGRVAVLLHLLSPAGRPIQVTRDLKGFWNGAYHEVKKELKGRYPKHPWPDDPWSAQPTRRAKPRGH; encoded by the coding sequence ATGTCTCCTCTGCCCATCGACGTGGTTCTTCCGGGTCTCCTCGCCACCATCCGAAACCACCCGAACACCGTCCTGCACGCCCCCACCGGCGCCGGCAAGACCACCCGCGTTCCCCTGGCGCTCCTGGACGTCATCCCGCCCGAAGCGGGCCGCATCGTCATGCTGGAGCCGCGCCGCATCGCCGCGGTGTCGGCCGCCCGCTGGATGGCGCGCACCCTGGGGGAAGAGGCCGGGCGGACGGTGGGGTATTCCATCCGCTTCGAGAGCCGGGTATCGCCCGCCACCAGGGTCGAAGTCGTCACCGAGGGGATTCTGACCCGCCGCATCCAGAACGACCCGCTGCTGGAAGGGGTGGGGATGGTGATCTTCGACGAGTTCCACGAGCGGAGCATTCAGGCCGACCTGGGGCTGGCACTCTGTCTGGACGTGCAGCGCCAGGTGCGTCCGGACCTGAAGATCCTGGTCATGTCCGCCACCCTGGACGTGGAACCCCTGGCGCATCTCATGGGGGACGCTCCGGTGGTGAGCTCCGCCGGCCGCTCCTTTCCGGTGGAGGAGATCTATCTGGACGAGCGTTCCCGGGAACGTCTTCCCGACCGCATGGCCGCCGCGGTCCACCGGGTCGTGCGCGAGACCGGGGGGGACGTCCTGGCGTTTCTGCCCGGCAGCGGCGAGATCCGCACCTGCGCCTCGCTGCTGGCCGGAAGCGGCCTGGCGGAGCGGGGCGTTGCGGTCCACCAGCTCTATGGCGACCTCCCCTTTGAGGAACAGCAGCGGGCCATCCAGCCCGGCAGGCAGCGCAAGGTGGTGCTGGCCACCAGTATCGCCGAGACCAGCCTGACCATCGAAGGGGTGCGCGCGGTGATCGACAGCGGCCTGTCCCGGCGTCTCCGCTTTGATCCGGCCAGCGGCATGAACCGTCTGGTGACGGTGCGCGAATCGGCCTCTTCCGCCGAACAGCGCAAGGGACGGGCGGGCAGGCTCGGGCCGGGTGTCTGTTACCGCCTGTTCAGCCGCCACACCCTGAGCGCCATGACGCCCCATACCCCGCCGGAGATCCTGGACACCGACCTGTCGCCCCTGGTGCTGGAACTGGCTGCCTGGGGCGTTCACGACCCGGACACCCTGGCGTGGCTGGACCCGCCCCCTGCGGCGGCCCTGGCCGTGGGCCGGCGCCTGCTGGCCGCCCTGGGGGCTTTCGACCCCCAACAGCGCATCACGCCCCTGGGCGGGATGATGGTCCGCCTGCCGCTCCATCCGCGCCTGAGCCGGCTTTTGCTGCGCGCCGGGGAATTGGGCTGTCCCCGGCTCGGGTGCGATCTGGCGGCGCTGGTCTCCGAGCGGGACATCCTCCGCACTGCCGGGAACGGGCATGCTCCCCGTGTCGGACCGTCGGATATCGTCGAACGCCTGGAATATCTGCATGCCTGGCGCAGGGGCGGCTCCGGGGGACCGGGAGCGGACGCGGCCGCCCTGAAAGCGGTCGAGCGGGTGAGCCGCCAGTTGGAGCGCCTGGTGACGCCCACAGCGGGTGAGGACAAGCGTGTCGACCTGGACGAGGCGGTAGCCCGGCTGCTCCTGGCCGCCTATCCCGACCGGCCGGCCCGGCGACGCGGGGACGATGAGGGGCGGTATCTGCTGGCGAGCGGCCGGGGCGCGCGGCTTTCGCCCCGCAGTGTGACGCGGAAGGCCGAATACCTCGTGGCGGTGGATGTGGACGGCGGCGGTCAGGGGGAGGGGATCATCCATCTGGCCTCGGAGGTCGGGGAGGATATCCTGCGCCAGGAATGCGCGGGTCTGATCGTACAGCGGAACGAAATCGTCTGGAGCGAGCGGGACAAGCGGGTCGTGGCGGTCAGGGAGGAACGTCTCGGCGAACTCCGGCTCTCGTCCGCACCCTACACGCCCCGCGGTGAGGAAGCCTGCCCGGTGGTCCTGGAGGCGGTGCGGGCGTCCCGCTTGGGACTGCTCGACATGGGTGAGCCGGTGCGCCGTCTGCAGGGGAGGGTGGCGCTGCTGCGCACGGCCCTGCCGGAGGAGGGCTGGCCCGACCTGTCGGACGGGAACCTGATCGAAACGTTGGAGGAGTGGCTGGCGCCCCATCTGGAGGGGGTGCGCACCGCCCAGCAGGTGCGGGCGTTGCCTGTCGCCCCGTTGCTGCTCGGGCTGTTGGACTACCGCAGCCAGCGGCTGTTGGACGAGTTGGCCCCGACCCATCTGGAAGTGCCCAGCGGCTCCCGCATCAGGCTCGATTACTCTGCCGGGGATTGTCCGGTGCTGGCGGTCAAACTGCAGGAGTTGTTCGGCCTGGCGGATACGCCCGCCATAGCCAGGGGGAGGGTGGCGGTGCTGCTGCACCTGCTGTCGCCGGCCGGGAGGCCGATACAGGTCACGCGGGATCTGAAGGGGTTCTGGAACGGCGCCTACCACGAGGTGAAAAAGGAATTGAAGGGGCGGTACCCCAAACACCCCTGGCCGGACGATCCCTGGAGTGCACAGCCGACGCGGCGGGCGAAACCGCGGGGTCACTGA